A region from the Kineothrix sp. IPX-CK genome encodes:
- a CDS encoding acyl-CoA thioesterase, translating to MKKKRVQDSITEQIHFLKYEDINGEGRLFGGQLVSWIDEVAGTVAKRHAGTQITTASIDNLQFKSAAYLNDLVVIIGHVTYVGNTSMEVRVDSYVEGIDGMRRPINRAFLTLVALDDDQRPIPIPYGLLIESEVQQLEWDNAKKRIDLRKYRQKEAF from the coding sequence ATGAAGAAAAAACGCGTTCAGGATTCTATAACAGAACAGATTCACTTCTTGAAATATGAAGATATCAACGGAGAAGGCCGTCTTTTCGGCGGTCAGCTCGTTTCCTGGATCGATGAAGTAGCAGGAACCGTGGCTAAGCGCCATGCCGGTACCCAGATCACCACCGCCTCCATCGATAACCTTCAATTCAAAAGCGCCGCCTATCTTAACGATTTGGTTGTTATCATCGGCCATGTTACCTATGTAGGCAATACTTCCATGGAGGTAAGAGTGGATTCTTACGTGGAAGGCATCGACGGAATGCGCCGCCCGATCAACCGGGCCTTTTTAACTTTAGTCGCCCTCGACGATGACCAGCGGCCCATACCGATTCCCTATGGACTCTTAATTGAAAGCGAAGTACAGCAGTTGGAATGGGATAATGCGAAGAAACGTATCGACTTGCGTAAATACAGACAAAAAGAAGCGTTTTAA
- a CDS encoding thiamine diphosphokinase, which yields MGEGKCIVVGAGDFTPIEINKKEGDFCIAVDGGYLYCKLVGLAVDLLIGDMDSIDENIRPEIEAMKEENPEKVIMLNPEKDDTDTLAALRIGMERGYKDFRIYGAMGGRLEHTIANIQCLSFLKNNGRKAYIMDANVMMTVIKSESIKFDKGMNGFLSLFSLGEKARGVTIDGMKYPLREATVTNDYPIGISNEFIGEEGVITVEEGMLLLIVSWA from the coding sequence TTGGGTGAAGGAAAGTGTATCGTAGTCGGGGCAGGAGATTTTACCCCCATAGAAATCAATAAAAAAGAAGGAGATTTCTGCATCGCGGTGGATGGCGGATATTTGTATTGCAAGCTGGTAGGGCTTGCAGTTGATCTGCTCATCGGCGACATGGATTCCATAGATGAGAACATCAGGCCGGAAATAGAGGCGATGAAGGAAGAAAATCCTGAAAAAGTTATCATGCTAAACCCTGAAAAGGATGATACGGATACCCTGGCAGCCCTGCGCATCGGTATGGAAAGGGGGTATAAGGACTTTCGCATATATGGGGCCATGGGCGGAAGGCTGGAGCATACCATCGCTAATATTCAATGCCTTAGCTTCTTGAAAAATAACGGCAGGAAAGCATATATCATGGATGCCAATGTAATGATGACCGTAATAAAAAGCGAATCCATAAAGTTTGATAAAGGAATGAACGGATTCCTATCGTTATTTTCGCTTGGAGAAAAGGCGAGAGGCGTTACGATAGACGGAATGAAATATCCGTTAAGGGAAGCCACGGTAACCAATGATTACCCTATTGGCATCAGCAATGAATTCATAGGTGAAGAGGGTGTGATAACCGTAGAAGAGGGAATGCTGCTTCTTATTGTTTCGTGGGCGTAA
- a CDS encoding ABC transporter ATP-binding protein, whose protein sequence is MKTNYPTKKLSAYIFEHKFTYIFAILAMIISVSLDLIAPQLTKRIIDDVIVGGQTDKLMYLLGGILIVGIGRCIFQYLKEYSFDVAGIKITAKMRRNLFDHIQSLSADFFERTNTGELMARIKDDIDRIGDGLTFVGMLMIEVVIHTSIVLFCMFSLDARLALLPTAFMIIAGSIAIIMERKLDSVYEAISEENAVLNTVAEENLAGVRTVKAFAREKFEISKFLSHNKKYYELNMRQSRIFVTYYPYLSFITKLLPLLVLLFGGVLVMKKELTLGSLSAFVEYSMNIVWPMEMLGWLTNSFSSAVASNRKLNKIYKETPTIVEKEEPILLEQVKGGIEFSHVSFSKTDAGTTAKVSILNDVSFRVEAGKTIGIMGATGAGKSSIIHLLQRFYDVTDGSIRIDGINIEDMSLKQLRGNISLVMQDVFLFSDTINENVKLGKRDYLDTAAVKLASFEAQASNFIERMDNQYETVIGERGVGLSGGQKQRISIARALAKRNPILVLDDSTSALDMETEQMIQQTLRELEQTTKIIIAHRISSVINADEIIVLDNGAIAERGTHETLLKKGGLYYATYAAQYEGGEQHAN, encoded by the coding sequence ATGAAAACGAATTATCCAACAAAAAAGCTATCGGCCTACATATTCGAGCATAAATTTACTTATATTTTTGCTATCTTGGCCATGATTATCAGCGTTTCGCTGGATCTGATAGCTCCGCAGCTCACCAAGCGCATCATCGATGATGTCATCGTGGGCGGACAGACCGATAAGCTTATGTATCTCTTAGGCGGTATCCTTATCGTCGGCATCGGACGGTGTATTTTCCAATATCTCAAGGAATACTCTTTCGACGTCGCCGGTATAAAAATCACTGCAAAAATGCGCCGCAACCTCTTCGATCACATTCAATCGCTGAGTGCGGATTTCTTCGAACGGACCAACACCGGAGAGCTGATGGCTCGCATCAAGGACGATATCGACAGGATCGGTGACGGTCTTACCTTTGTAGGAATGCTGATGATCGAAGTCGTTATCCATACTTCCATCGTGCTCTTTTGCATGTTCAGTCTGGATGCGAGGCTGGCGCTTCTTCCTACTGCATTCATGATCATCGCCGGCAGCATTGCTATTATAATGGAAAGAAAGCTGGACTCCGTATACGAAGCGATCAGTGAGGAAAATGCTGTTTTAAATACGGTGGCGGAAGAAAACCTGGCCGGCGTGCGTACCGTTAAAGCTTTTGCGCGGGAAAAGTTTGAAATCAGCAAATTTTTATCCCATAACAAAAAGTATTACGAGCTCAATATGAGACAGTCCAGGATTTTTGTAACCTACTATCCGTATCTTTCCTTTATCACGAAATTGCTTCCCCTCCTTGTTCTGTTATTCGGAGGTGTCCTCGTGATGAAAAAGGAGCTTACCTTAGGCTCCCTCAGTGCTTTCGTTGAATATTCCATGAACATCGTATGGCCTATGGAAATGCTGGGGTGGCTGACTAACAGCTTTTCTTCCGCTGTGGCTTCTAACAGAAAGCTGAACAAGATTTATAAGGAAACTCCGACCATCGTCGAGAAGGAAGAGCCGATTCTTCTTGAACAGGTAAAGGGCGGAATAGAATTTTCCCACGTTTCCTTCAGCAAGACGGATGCCGGCACCACCGCCAAAGTATCCATCCTGAACGATGTCTCCTTCCGTGTGGAAGCAGGCAAGACCATTGGCATCATGGGGGCTACCGGAGCAGGAAAAAGTTCTATCATTCATCTTCTGCAGCGCTTTTATGACGTTACAGACGGCTCTATCCGCATCGACGGCATAAATATAGAAGATATGAGTTTAAAACAGCTAAGAGGAAACATTTCTCTGGTAATGCAGGATGTATTCCTATTTTCAGATACGATAAACGAGAACGTAAAGCTAGGCAAAAGGGATTACCTGGATACCGCCGCTGTAAAGCTGGCTTCTTTCGAAGCCCAGGCCAGCAACTTCATCGAGCGGATGGATAACCAGTATGAAACGGTTATCGGAGAACGTGGCGTAGGTCTTTCCGGCGGTCAGAAGCAGCGGATCAGCATAGCCCGCGCTCTGGCCAAACGCAATCCTATTCTCGTGCTGGATGACTCTACCTCTGCTTTGGATATGGAGACGGAGCAGATGATACAGCAGACCCTGCGCGAGCTGGAACAAACCACAAAAATAATTATTGCACACCGTATCAGTTCCGTAATAAACGCGGACGAAATCATCGTTCTGGATAACGGTGCTATTGCGGAACGCGGGACACACGAAACGCTGCTTAAAAAGGGCGGGCTTTACTATGCCACTTACGCAGCTCAATACGAGGGAGGTGAACAACATGCCAATTAA
- a CDS encoding ABC transporter ATP-binding protein: MPINSFKDDEQTIEVSKLKTLLRLLSYLLTYKKEILGVLAIMAFCVFVSLLNPLIMESAVDDYISKGNVAGLFKLIGFALSLNILMVIGIKIRMYVMAKVCNNILVTIRQDLYSHIQTLDFHFFDSRPTGKILARIIGDINSLKDVLSNCVTTLIPDFITICAVVIIMFIKNPVLAAASLISTPLMAICLFLIQVYSHKRWQIFRKKSSNLNAFVHEDFSGIRIIQSFTAEEETKQTFRGLVKEHRDSFISAIRLNDAFGSVIDFCWGIGTVMLYYTGIMILGTDKVSVGILIAFGTYISMFWHPIMNLSNFYTQLITNISGAERVFEIMDTNAEITDADMVIDIPPIEGKVCFEHVTFSYDGTTKVLDDVSFTVEPGETIALVGPTGAGKTTIVNLISRFYDVQQGNVYVDGHDVKTVSIESLRKQMGIMTQDNFLFSGTIKDNILYGKLDASDEEIVTASKTVHADSFISKMEKGYDSELSERGGGLSGGQKQLLAFARTMVSMPKILILDEATSSIDTQTELLVQAGIESLLKGRTSFVVAHRLSTIQKADRIFYIDNGRIIEEGSPSELMKKRGFYYNLYMSQFYC, from the coding sequence ATGCCAATTAACTCATTTAAGGACGACGAGCAGACGATAGAAGTCAGCAAGCTAAAGACTCTGCTCAGACTCCTCTCCTATCTTTTAACATACAAGAAAGAAATACTGGGGGTGCTTGCCATTATGGCCTTCTGCGTATTCGTTTCCCTTTTGAATCCGCTGATTATGGAATCTGCTGTGGATGATTATATTTCCAAGGGCAATGTCGCAGGACTGTTCAAACTCATAGGCTTTGCCCTCTCGCTTAATATCCTCATGGTCATCGGCATCAAAATCCGTATGTACGTCATGGCTAAGGTATGTAACAATATACTCGTTACCATACGTCAGGATCTATACAGCCACATACAGACCTTGGACTTTCACTTTTTCGACAGCCGTCCTACGGGAAAGATTCTCGCCCGCATCATCGGAGATATCAACTCCTTAAAAGACGTGCTCTCTAACTGTGTTACGACGCTGATTCCCGATTTCATTACGATATGCGCCGTAGTAATCATTATGTTTATTAAAAATCCGGTACTGGCGGCAGCTTCCTTGATCAGTACTCCGCTCATGGCAATATGCCTCTTTCTTATTCAGGTATATTCCCATAAAAGATGGCAGATATTCAGGAAGAAGTCTTCTAATCTAAACGCCTTTGTGCATGAAGACTTTTCCGGCATACGTATCATTCAAAGCTTTACTGCAGAGGAAGAAACGAAGCAGACCTTCCGGGGGCTGGTGAAGGAACACAGGGATTCCTTTATCTCTGCCATCCGTCTAAACGACGCCTTCGGTTCAGTCATCGACTTCTGCTGGGGTATCGGTACCGTCATGCTCTATTATACAGGCATTATGATACTGGGTACTGATAAGGTATCCGTAGGTATCCTCATCGCTTTCGGTACTTATATTTCCATGTTCTGGCATCCGATTATGAACCTGAGTAACTTTTATACGCAGCTCATTACGAATATAAGCGGCGCAGAGCGCGTCTTCGAGATCATGGACACCAACGCGGAAATTACCGATGCAGATATGGTTATCGACATCCCCCCCATCGAAGGAAAAGTATGCTTCGAGCATGTCACCTTTTCCTATGACGGAACTACAAAGGTGTTGGATGATGTGAGCTTTACGGTCGAACCGGGCGAAACCATCGCTCTCGTAGGGCCTACCGGTGCCGGTAAGACGACCATAGTCAATCTGATCAGCCGCTTCTACGATGTGCAGCAAGGCAATGTATATGTGGACGGTCACGATGTGAAGACAGTTTCCATCGAAAGCCTTCGTAAGCAGATGGGCATTATGACGCAGGATAACTTCCTTTTTTCAGGTACTATAAAGGACAATATTCTCTACGGTAAGCTGGATGCGTCCGACGAGGAAATCGTAACGGCATCAAAAACCGTTCATGCCGACAGCTTCATTTCTAAAATGGAAAAAGGCTATGATTCGGAGCTTTCCGAGCGCGGCGGCGGCTTGTCCGGCGGACAGAAACAGCTCCTCGCCTTTGCCAGAACCATGGTGTCTATGCCCAAGATACTTATACTGGACGAAGCCACTTCCAGTATCGATACGCAGACGGAACTTCTCGTCCAAGCAGGCATCGAAAGCCTGCTGAAGGGACGTACCTCTTTTGTGGTAGCCCACCGTCTGTCTACCATACAGAAAGCCGATCGTATCTTCTATATCGATAACGGCCGCATTATCGAGGAGGGTTCTCCCTCAGAGTTAATGAAAAAAAGAGGCTTCTACTACAATTTATATATGTCTCAGTTTTATTGCTGA
- a CDS encoding ABC transporter permease, giving the protein MKTTSKVPQLLSNQEKYERSHRRQQYLITAARLLILVFFLALWEFSARKGYIDTFFFSSPSKVAACFIGMVKDLSFFSNTGITLLETIISFALVFMIGMVSATILWYSKKCSEILEPYLVILNSLPKSALAPLFIVWLGTGINTIIVAGISVAIFGSIINLYTGFKQVDEEKIKLIYTLGGGKKDAFMKVVLPGSVPTILSNMKVNIGLALVGVIIGEFLAARRGLGYLIIYGSQVFQLNLVITSIIILCLIAMGLYQMIQALEYYYKKKI; this is encoded by the coding sequence ATGAAAACTACATCCAAAGTTCCGCAGCTCTTAAGTAATCAGGAAAAATATGAGCGTTCCCATCGCAGACAACAGTACCTCATCACTGCCGCCCGCTTATTAATCCTCGTTTTCTTTCTCGCCCTGTGGGAGTTTTCCGCACGTAAGGGATATATCGATACTTTCTTTTTCAGCAGTCCCAGCAAAGTGGCGGCCTGCTTCATCGGTATGGTGAAGGATTTATCGTTTTTTTCCAATACTGGTATCACCCTGCTGGAAACAATTATAAGCTTTGCCCTCGTCTTTATGATAGGTATGGTTTCCGCCACGATTTTATGGTATTCCAAGAAATGCTCGGAGATTTTAGAGCCTTACCTTGTCATTTTGAACAGCCTGCCCAAATCAGCTCTTGCCCCTTTATTTATCGTATGGCTGGGGACTGGTATCAATACCATTATTGTAGCCGGCATTTCCGTCGCCATCTTCGGCTCTATCATCAATCTTTATACCGGCTTTAAGCAAGTGGACGAGGAAAAGATAAAATTGATTTATACCCTGGGCGGAGGAAAAAAAGACGCATTTATGAAGGTAGTCCTTCCCGGCTCCGTCCCTACTATTCTGAGTAATATGAAGGTGAACATCGGCCTCGCTCTCGTAGGCGTCATCATAGGTGAATTTCTCGCCGCCAGAAGAGGGCTTGGGTATCTGATCATTTACGGCTCTCAGGTTTTTCAACTGAATCTCGTCATTACCTCTATCATCATTCTGTGCCTTATCGCCATGGGCTTGTATCAGATGATTCAGGCTTTGGAATATTATTATAAGAAAAAAATATAA
- a CDS encoding sodium:solute symporter family protein — protein MIIKLSMLILFFAIMIGIGFYCRKHATDVNGFVLGGRNVGPWLSAFAYGTSYFSAVIFVGYAGQFGWKYGISATWIGIGNALLGSMLAWVVLGRRTRIITQHLNSATMPEFFGRRFHSDRLKICASAIVFIFLIPYTASLYNGLSRLFGMAFNIDYTVCIIIMAVLTGIYVIAGGYMATAITDFVQGIIMLFGITAVIAAILKNNGGFSEAINSLAALTDETVSSQPGVFASFFGPDPLNLLGVVILTSLGTWGLPQMVQKFYSIKSEASIKKGTIISTLFAIVISGGCYFLGSFGRLYSDRSNIAAEGYDSIVPTMISSLSPALMGLVIILVLSASMSTLSSLVMASSSTLTIDFIKDNIIKNMSEKKQLLSIRILIVVFIAISVVIAVIQYKQNITFIAQLMGVSWGALAGSFLAPFLYGLYWKRTTAASVWTAFIFGSGFMICNLLLRSYFPAILQSPINAGAFAMVAGLILVPVVSLFTPKLEASFINASFSCYDKTTQVPVKEDLGK, from the coding sequence ATGATTATAAAGTTATCGATGTTAATATTATTCTTTGCAATTATGATAGGCATCGGCTTTTATTGCAGAAAGCATGCCACCGATGTCAATGGCTTCGTTTTGGGAGGAAGGAATGTAGGGCCATGGCTTTCCGCTTTCGCCTACGGAACTTCCTATTTCTCCGCCGTTATCTTTGTCGGCTATGCCGGACAATTTGGCTGGAAATACGGCATTTCTGCCACATGGATCGGCATCGGCAACGCTCTGTTAGGCTCCATGCTCGCATGGGTAGTCTTAGGCCGCCGAACCCGTATTATAACTCAGCATCTGAACAGCGCTACCATGCCCGAATTTTTCGGCAGGCGCTTTCATAGCGACCGTCTGAAGATTTGTGCTTCAGCCATCGTATTCATCTTTTTGATTCCTTATACCGCATCCTTGTACAACGGGCTTTCCAGATTGTTTGGAATGGCGTTCAACATCGATTATACGGTTTGTATCATTATTATGGCTGTACTCACCGGTATCTACGTGATCGCCGGTGGCTATATGGCTACTGCCATTACCGATTTCGTTCAAGGCATTATCATGCTTTTTGGAATCACAGCGGTCATTGCTGCAATCTTAAAAAACAACGGAGGCTTTTCTGAAGCCATTAACAGCCTCGCTGCTCTTACCGATGAAACAGTATCCTCCCAGCCGGGAGTGTTCGCCTCCTTCTTCGGTCCGGATCCGTTAAACCTTCTTGGGGTGGTGATTCTGACCTCCCTGGGCACTTGGGGACTTCCTCAGATGGTTCAGAAATTCTATTCCATTAAAAGCGAAGCTTCCATCAAAAAAGGAACTATTATATCTACACTTTTCGCTATCGTCATTTCCGGCGGCTGCTATTTCCTCGGCAGCTTCGGACGCTTGTACTCGGACCGCAGCAATATTGCAGCAGAGGGTTACGATTCCATCGTTCCTACCATGATTTCCAGTCTTTCGCCTGCACTTATGGGATTAGTTATCATATTGGTGCTCTCCGCTTCCATGTCCACGCTGTCCTCTCTTGTCATGGCTTCCAGTTCCACATTGACAATTGACTTTATAAAGGATAATATTATTAAAAACATGAGCGAAAAAAAGCAGCTTTTAAGCATACGTATCCTTATTGTAGTGTTCATCGCCATCTCCGTGGTGATCGCCGTCATACAGTACAAGCAGAACATCACGTTTATTGCCCAGCTCATGGGCGTATCATGGGGTGCTTTGGCAGGATCATTCCTCGCGCCCTTCCTCTACGGCTTATATTGGAAGAGAACCACTGCTGCGTCCGTATGGACCGCGTTCATCTTTGGTTCAGGATTTATGATATGCAACCTGCTCTTGCGCAGCTACTTTCCCGCCATTTTACAATCGCCCATCAATGCCGGTGCGTTCGCCATGGTGGCAGGGCTTATCCTTGTACCCGTTGTCAGCTTGTTTACGCCTAAGCTGGAGGCTTCCTTCATAAACGCCTCTTTCTCCTGCTATGACAAAACGACTCAGGTGCCCGTAAAGGAAGATTTAGGAAAATAA
- a CDS encoding class I adenylate-forming enzyme family protein has product MPIINLLEKNCKKFGEDICLVEINPEVKENRRVTWKEYELMEPNPLSHYRREITWNVFNEKANRFANLLLGRNVRKGDKVAILLMNCLEWLPIYFGILKTGALAVPLNFRYTSEEIQYCVDLAEADVLIFGPEFIGRVEENADSVSKNRLLFYVGENCPSFAEDYNSLTANCSSQSPVIPLTDEDDAAIYFSSGTTGFPKAILHNHESLMHSCLTEQNHHGQTKDDVFLCIPPLYHTGAKMHWFGSLLSGGKAVLLKGTKPEYILDAVSKEKCTIVWLLVPWAQDILEALDCGRIFLGDYDLSGWRLMHIGAQPVPPSLIKHWKNYFPHHAYDTNYGLSESIGPGCVHLGVENIHKVGAIGKAGYGWEIKIVDENRCTVTHGEVGELAVKGPGVMTCYYNDKKATKEVLSDDGWLFTGDMAQEDADGFIFLVDRKKDVIISGGENIYPVQIEDFLRAHKAIHDVAVIGLPDKRLGEITAAIIDLKPGTECTKEEIDEFCHKLPRYKRPHKVIFADIPRNPTGKIEKPRLRERYCGENLVAAQNRG; this is encoded by the coding sequence ATGCCTATCATTAATCTATTGGAAAAAAACTGTAAGAAATTCGGAGAAGATATCTGTCTTGTCGAGATCAATCCCGAGGTGAAGGAAAACCGCCGGGTCACATGGAAGGAATATGAGTTGATGGAGCCGAATCCCCTTTCTCACTACCGCAGGGAGATCACATGGAACGTCTTCAACGAAAAGGCCAATCGCTTCGCCAATCTTCTGCTTGGCAGAAACGTAAGGAAGGGTGATAAAGTGGCAATTCTTCTTATGAATTGCCTGGAATGGCTTCCCATCTATTTCGGAATTCTAAAGACCGGTGCCTTGGCAGTCCCCCTCAACTTCCGCTATACTTCCGAGGAAATCCAGTACTGCGTGGATCTCGCCGAAGCGGACGTCTTGATTTTCGGTCCTGAATTCATCGGCCGTGTGGAGGAGAATGCCGATTCCGTCAGCAAGAACCGCCTTTTGTTCTATGTGGGAGAAAATTGCCCCAGCTTCGCCGAGGACTATAATTCGCTGACCGCCAATTGCTCCAGTCAATCTCCTGTAATTCCCCTGACAGACGAAGATGACGCCGCCATCTATTTTTCTTCTGGAACCACAGGATTTCCAAAGGCTATTTTACATAACCACGAAAGTCTGATGCACTCCTGTCTCACGGAGCAAAACCATCACGGGCAGACAAAAGATGACGTTTTCTTATGTATTCCTCCGCTTTATCATACCGGGGCGAAAATGCACTGGTTCGGTTCCCTGCTTTCCGGCGGGAAAGCCGTCCTGCTTAAAGGAACGAAGCCTGAATACATATTGGATGCGGTATCCAAAGAAAAATGCACTATCGTATGGCTTCTCGTTCCGTGGGCTCAGGATATTCTGGAGGCCTTGGACTGCGGAAGAATCTTCCTTGGGGACTACGATTTATCGGGATGGAGGCTTATGCACATCGGCGCTCAGCCTGTTCCGCCCAGCCTTATCAAGCATTGGAAGAACTATTTTCCCCATCATGCCTACGATACCAACTACGGCTTAAGCGAGTCCATCGGCCCCGGCTGCGTACATTTGGGTGTGGAAAATATTCATAAGGTAGGGGCCATCGGCAAAGCCGGTTATGGCTGGGAAATTAAAATCGTGGATGAGAACCGCTGCACGGTCACTCACGGTGAAGTTGGTGAGCTTGCAGTAAAGGGGCCCGGTGTCATGACCTGCTATTACAACGACAAAAAGGCCACGAAGGAAGTACTCTCCGATGACGGATGGCTATTTACCGGAGATATGGCCCAGGAGGATGCGGACGGTTTCATCTTTCTCGTAGACAGGAAAAAGGATGTCATAATCAGCGGAGGAGAAAATATCTATCCGGTACAAATCGAGGATTTTCTGCGCGCTCACAAGGCCATTCACGACGTTGCAGTCATCGGTCTGCCGGACAAGCGTCTCGGAGAAATTACGGCGGCCATTATCGACCTAAAGCCGGGCACAGAATGCACGAAGGAAGAAATCGATGAGTTCTGTCACAAGCTTCCCCGCTACAAAAGGCCGCACAAGGTTATCTTCGCAGATATACCGCGCAATCCTACCGGCAAGATCGAAAAGCCCAGGCTTCGGGAGAGATATTGCGGCGAAAACCTTGTAGCAGCTCAAAACCGCGGTTAA
- a CDS encoding ABC transporter ATP-binding protein, translating into MDKPILELKDISYSYHNLKGETPALSHISFQVEKGEFVAIAGPSGCGKSTLLSIIFGLLVPESGEILFHITQGEMQASRHQTAGLCPKMGYMLQHDHLFEWRTVYQNVLLGLEINRQLTEDKIDQAVKLLKDYDLYKFKDKKPSELSGGMKQRAALIRTLVLDPEILLLDEPFSALDYQTRLSVSSDICNIIRSTGKTAILITHDLSEAISLSDRILVMSKRPATIKCDIPIHLTISEDSPLASRNAPEYQSYFNQLWKEISDENYIQSSAALK; encoded by the coding sequence ATGGATAAGCCAATACTGGAATTAAAGGATATTTCTTATTCTTATCATAATTTAAAGGGTGAAACCCCCGCCCTGTCACATATATCGTTTCAGGTGGAGAAAGGCGAGTTCGTCGCTATCGCAGGCCCAAGCGGATGCGGAAAATCCACATTATTATCAATCATCTTTGGTCTGCTCGTTCCGGAAAGCGGGGAGATACTCTTTCATATCACCCAAGGAGAAATGCAGGCCTCCAGACATCAGACGGCTGGGCTATGCCCTAAAATGGGCTACATGCTCCAGCACGACCATTTGTTTGAATGGAGGACTGTTTACCAGAACGTTTTGTTAGGTCTGGAGATCAACCGTCAGTTGACCGAAGACAAAATAGACCAGGCAGTAAAGCTGCTAAAGGATTACGACTTATATAAGTTTAAAGACAAAAAGCCAAGCGAGCTGTCCGGCGGTATGAAACAGCGTGCAGCCCTCATCCGTACCCTCGTCCTGGACCCGGAAATTCTGCTTTTGGATGAACCCTTCAGCGCCCTCGACTATCAGACCAGACTTTCTGTCTCTTCAGATATATGCAACATCATCCGCTCCACCGGAAAAACTGCTATCTTAATTACTCATGACTTATCCGAAGCGATTAGCCTTTCCGACCGGATACTCGTCATGTCCAAGCGTCCTGCTACGATCAAATGCGATATTCCCATCCATCTGACAATTTCAGAGGACTCGCCTCTGGCATCCAGAAACGCGCCGGAATATCAAAGTTACTTCAATCAATTATGGAAGGAGATTTCTGATGAAAACTACATCCAAAGTTCCGCAGCTCTTAAGTAA